CGAAATCGGGGAAGACCGTGGCGAAGGCGCGCACGATGGAGCCCACCACCTGCGGGCTGGCTTCGTACAGGTGCAGCCACTGCACGAAGTGCCCGTCGGCGGCCAGGTGGTTGGCGGCGTGGCGGTAGAACTCGGTGGTGAACAGGCCGGAGACGCCGCTCACCCACGGGTTGGAGGGCTCGGAGACGATCAGGTCGTAGTGCGCGCGGGCCTTGGCGAAATGGGCCCGGGCGTCGTCGATGATGATGCGGCTGCGCGGATCCTCGAACACCTTGGCATTGCGCGGGCGGAACAGCTGCGCGGCCTCCACCATCATGGGTTCGATCTCGATGGTGTCCACCGCTTCCAGCCGCGGCGACTCCAGCAGCACGGCGCTGGAGGTGCCGGTGCCCAGGCCGATCACCGCCGCGCGCCGGGCCTGCGGATGGTGGATGGGACCGAGCGCGCCCAGCAGCACCATGGTGGCATCGTCCAGGGTCGTCACCGCGCCCTGCGGGTGGCTGGCGCCGTCGGACTTGCCGTTCGTCAGCAGGCTGCGCGTGCCATTGCGGCTTTCCAGCACCGTCACGGTCGCGGTCTTGCCGTCTCGATGAAACGGGATGATGCTGTCCCGATCCACGAGCGGGCTGCCGTTGCGGAACACGCCGGAGGCCAGCACGCGCGTGTCCAGCGTGGTCGCCAGCGGGAAGGCGAGCAGCAGGGCGCAGGCGGTGCCGGCGGCCAGTGCGGGCGAGACCCATCGGCGTGGTGCGACGGCTTTCTCGCCGGGCCCGGCCAGGCGCCACAACAGCAGGCCCAGCGCCACGTCGATCGCAGCGCCCGTGGCCAGCGACCACTTGAGGCCCAGGGCCGGCAGCAGCAGGTGCACGGCCAGGAGCACGCCGGCGATCGCGCCGAAGGTGTTGACGCCGTAGACCTGTCCCACCTGGCGCTCGCCGTGACCGCCGCGCAGCAGCGCCGCGGTGATCAGCGGCAGGGTCATGCCGGCGCAAATCGTGGCCGGCAGCATCACGGCCGCGGCCATCACGCCCATCGCGATGTTGAACAGGCCATAGGCCTCCTCGGCACGCCGCAGGGCGCGCAGCGCGAAGGCCATGGTGTCGAACAGGCCGGCATAGAGCGGCAGCGTGGCCACGGCCAGCACGCCCATCAGCACCTGGATGGCCGCCAGCAGTCGCAGCACGCCGGGGGCGGTATCGATGCGCTTGCGGATCCACCAGGCGCCCAGCGCCAGGCCCAGGATGAAGGCCGACAGCATCAGCTCGAAGGAGTGGGTGGCGGCGCCGAACACCAGGGTCAGCATGCGGATCCACACCACTTCGTAGACGAAGGAGGACAGCCCGGTGAGCGCCGCGACCAGCAGCAGCACGCGCAATTCCCGCGTCGAGGCCTGGGCCGCCGGCCGCTGCGCCGCAGGCGGCTCGGCCTGGGCGTCGCCCACGCTGCCGGCCGCGAAGGCCGCCAGCGCGACCAGCAAGTTCATGCTGCCCGCCAGCAGCATCGTGCCCGGCAGCCCCAGCGCGGGGATCAGCAGGAAGCCCGATCCGAGCACGCCCAGCGCCGCGCCAGCACTATTGAGGAAATAGAGAAGGCTCAGGCCGCGGCCCGGCCGCACGCCCAGGCGGATCACGCCCGCGCTCATGAGCGGGAAGGTGGTCCCGAGCAGGATCGAGGGCGGCAGGATCAGGGCCGCGGCCAGCAGCCAGGACGCAGCGCAGGAGCCCGGTTCGCCGCACACGGCCGGCAGGAAGCTGGCCGTGGCCCAGGCGGATGCACTCTCGAACAGGCGCTGGAAGCCGAAGGCGAACACGCCCACCAGCGCTTCCGCCGCCGCATAGAGCAGGATCGGCCGGCGCAGGCGCTCCGACCAGCGCCCGGTCAGCCAGGCGCCCAGGGCGAGGCCGCCGACGAACACCACCAGCACCACGGCCTGCGCATAGGCGGCATGTCCCAGCAGCAGCTTGAGGTAGTGCGACCAGATCGACTCGTAGATCAGGCCGCAAAAGCCCGAGACGAAGAAAATGGCGTAGAGGGCGAGGACCTGGCGCGAGCGCGCCACAGGCTGCTGGGTTTCATGCATCTGCCGATTCTAGGAAGCGACTGTCGCGGGGCCGCCACGGGCTATCCCGGTCAACGAGCCCGCTTCGATCTGGCGGCGATCAAAAAGTGAAACCTCAGGCTGCACGATAATTGCGTGCCGCCGGAGGAGCGGTGCATTTCAGAAAAAGAACAAGCATGCAGACGCCGCCTGCCGTTTTCCCCTTGCCCGCCTCGAATGCCTTCCTCGGCCTCGCCTTGCCGGGTCGGGCCGGCGCAGCGCTGCTCGTGGTGTTCACCGGCCTGCTGACGGCCTGGGTTTTCTTCCTTGGCTACTACCCATCGATCTTCCATTCGGATGCGGCCGCGCACCAGTTGCTGGCACAGGCCATGGTGGACGAGCGCAGCCTGTTGCCCCGGGACTTCGCCTACGGCAACCAGTTGATCCTGTGGCGCAACAACCTGTTCATCGCGCCGGCGCTGGCACTGGGCCTGGAAGGCTATCGCGCCTACGCGGCGGGCTCCATGGCGACCTTCGCCGTCTTCTTCCTCGCGGCGTTCCTGTGCATCGACTCGCTGCTGCAGCACTGGCGCCGCTCGTTGCTGGCCTGCTGGCTGCTGTTCCTGCCCCTGGGCCACACCGAAGCCGACTTCATCCTCGGCCAGCAATCGCACCTGGGCATCGTGGTGCTGGCGCTGGTGATCGTCATCCAGGCGTTTCGCGCGAGCCAGGGGCACCGGCGGGCGCCGGTGCTGTGCGCCCTCGCGGTGTTCCTGCTGGTGCTGGAGGCGCCGACGCGCGCCGTGATGCTGCTGCTGCCGCTGGCCGCGGCGCTGTGGGCCGGCGGACGGCTGGGCGGCGCCAGGTCCTGGCTCGGTCTGGTGGTCGCCGGGGCCCTGGCCGGGTATGCGGGCAACCGCTGGCTGCTCCTTTCCCATCAGGTCGTCGGCATCCCGCCCCTGCCGCTCGCGGCCTATGACCACTTCCTGGCACGGGCCAGCGAACTGCTCAAGGGCATCGTCGACTATTTCATCGGTTTCTACCAGTTCGCGGGGATGTCCTCGAAGCCGGCGCACCTGGTCCTGTACGCCTTGAAGACGCTGGCGCTGGCCCTGTTCGCGGGCCTCGCGGTCTGGCTGGGCGCGCGCCTGGCCCGGCGGGTGATGTCGCCGCCGCAGTCGCACCCGGCGGCAGGTCCCATCGAGTTCGTGGGGATGACGGGCGGGCTGGGCGCAGCGCTGGGCTTTTTCATCGTGTGCGCGATCGAGTACTGGCTCGACATCCGGCACTTCCTTTGGGCGCTGGTGCTCCTGAAGCTGGCGCTGCTGCTGGCGGCGCTCCAGTGGCTGTCGCACCGGCGGTTCGAGCGACCGATGCTTGCCGCGCTGTGCGCGCTGGCGATCCTGACATCCACGGTGGGTTCCGCCCTTGTCGTTCCTCCCTATCGCGCGCGGCTCCAGTCGGAGCTTGCCGTGCACAACGACGGGCCGGTGTTCGCGCGCGTCGCCGCCCGGATGAAGGAGCTAGGGATCCGCCGCATCTACGGCGAGCACTGGGCCACGCTGCGCACCGAGGTCCTGATTCCCGGCGCGCAGGCTTCCGTGATCACCCTGGACGGGGACAAGGTCCAGTTCGTTTCCTTCGTGACCCGTCCGAGCCGCCAGTGCGTCGGCGGCGAAGTGCTGTACCTGCTGGACCGCGGCATCGCGCCCGAGATGAGGATCATCGAAAAAGTGCTGGCCGGCGGCGGCCGCGAGGTGGAGTGCCTGCGGGGCAACTGGACCCTGTTCGCCGGGCCGCCGGTCTGGGACAGGGCGGGCTGCTTGTGACGAGGGCGCGCATGCGAGTGCTGGCGCAGTTCGCCCGTTTCGGGCTGGTCGGCGTGGCCAACACCCTGGTCGGCAGCGGCCTGATCCTGCTGCTCGCCTGGCAGGGGGTCGATCCCTACCTGGCCAATATCCTCGGCTACGTCACCGGCACCTTGCTCAGTTTTGCCCTGAATGCCCGCTGGACCTTCGGATCGCGCATGAGCGCCGACCACCTGGCGCGTTTTCTCCTCGTGATCGTGGCGGCCTATGTCATCAACCTGCTGGTGCTCGCCCTGACCCTCGGACTCGGCTGGGGAGCGCTGGCGAGCCAGCTGCCGGCCATGGTGTGCTTCACGGTGGCGAATTTCCTCGGGCAGCGCTACTTCACCTTCCGCGAACAGGAACAGACTGCATGAAGCTGGCCATTGTCGTGCCCTGCTACAACGAAGAAGAGGTCCTGCCGGTGACCCTGAAGCGGCTGCTGGGGCTGCTGTCGCAACTGCGGGCCCAGGGAGCGGTCGACTCGGACTCCATGTTGCTGTTCGTGGATGACGGCAGCAAGGACCGCACCTGGGAGCTGCTGCGCGAGGCCGCCGCGGCCGACGCCCGGGTGCAGGCGCTGCGCCTGTCACGCAATCGGGGGCACCAGCGCGCGCTGCTGGCCGGCCTGCGCGAAGCCCAGGCGGACGCTGTCGTCAGCATCGACGCGGACCTGCAGGACGACCTGGGCGCCATCGTCCAGATGGTGGCGGCGGCGGCCGGCGGCGCCGACATCGTCTACGGTGTGCGCTGCCAGCGCAACTCGGATACGGCCTTCAAGCGCATCACCGCCGAGGGGTATTACCGGCTGCTGGCGATGTTCGGCGTGGAGGTCATCTTCAACCATGCGGACTTCCGGCTGATGTCGCGCCGGGCGCTGGAGGCGCTGGGGAAGTTCCAGGAGTCCAATCTCTTCCTGCGCGGCATGGTGCCGCAACTCGGCTTCATGACCACCGTCGTGTACTACGAGCGGCATGAGCGTCATGCGGGCAATTCGAAGTACCCGCTGGCGAAGATGCTTTCGCTGGCCTGGGAGGGCATCACTTCGTTCTCGGTCGCGCCCCTGCGCTTCATCACACTGCTGGGGCTGTCCACCTGCCTGCTGGCCCTGGGGCTCGGGCTGTGGGCGCTGGGGATCGGGATCTTCACCAGCGAGGCCGTGCCGGGATGGACCTCGACGGTGGTGCCGCTCGCCTTCATCGGCGGGGTGCAATTGCTCTCCCTGGGCGTGATCGGCGAATACGTCGGCAAGATCTATCTCGAGACCAAGCGGCGGCCGGCCTACTTCGTCTCGGAACGGCTCAGTCCGGACGACGCGACCTGAGCCCGCGCCGGCTTCAGCCCGCCGCCGGCAGCAGGTCGGCCTGCAGCGCTTCGCGCTCGTCGAACACGAAGCAGCGGCCGTGGAAATGCGCGCCACCGGCTTCCTCGAAGTACTTCAGGATGCCGCCTTCCAGCTGCCAGACCGTGTCCAGGCCGGCCTCCTGCAGCACCAGCGCCGCCTTTTCGCAGCGGATGCCGCCGGTGCAGAAGCTCACCACCGCCTTGCCTTCCAGCTCCGCGCGGCGTTCGCGCAGCGCCTGCGGGAATTCACTGAACCTGGAGAGCCGCCAGTCGATGGCGCTGTCGAAGCTGCCGTAGTCGACCTCGAAGCCATTGCGCGTGTCCAGCAGCGCGAGCGGCCGGCCTGCGTCGTCGTGGCCCTGGTCCAGCCAGCGCTTGAGCGTGAGGGCCTGGAGGGCCGGCGCGCGTCCGGCGGCCGGCCGGATCGCCGGATGGTCCATGCGGATGATCTCGCGCTTGACCTTCACCCGCAGGCGGCCGAAGGGCTGGCGCTGGGACCAGCTCTCCTTGGCCGAAAGTCCCGCCAGCCGCGCGTCGGCGCGCAATTCCTGCAGGAAACCGCGCACCGCCTCGGCGGCGCCGGCCAGGAACAGGTTGATGCCTTCCTCGGCCAACAGGATGGTGCCCTTGAGCCCCAGCGCCTCGGCGCGGCCCAACAGGCGCTCGCGCAGGGTGTGGGCGTCGGGCAGCGGAACGAAGTGGTAGGCGGAGACGTTCAGGACATTGTTCACATCCGGAATTTTAGGAGTGTGTCAACCCCCGGGCGTTTCCTACAATTCCACCGATGTTCGTCCACCTGCGCCTGCACACCGAATTCTCCATTGCCGACGGCACGAACCGGATCGACGAGATCGTGCAGGCGGCTGCGCAAGACCAGCAGCCGGCGCTGGCGATCACCGACCTGAACAACCTGTACGGCGGGATCAAGTTTTACAAGGCCGCGCGCTCGGCGGGCGTGAAGCCGCTGCTCGGTGCCGAACTCGTGCTGCAGGGCCTGTCGCAGGAACCCGCCGCGCTGTCGCGCATCCTGGTGCTGGTGCAGAACCGGCAGGGCTACCTGAACCTGTGCGAGCTGCTGACACGCGCCTGGACCAGCAACGTGATCGATAACCAGGGCGCCTGCAAGCTCGAATGGCTGCGCGAGCTGAGCGAGGGCCTGATCGCGCTTTCCGGCGCACAGGCCGGTCCGGTGGGCCAGGCGCTGCAGCGGCGCGACGAAGGGCGCGCAGGCGAGGTGGCGCTCACGCTCGCTTCGGTCTTCCCGCACCGCTTCTACATCGAACTGCAGCGCGCCGGCCGCGCCGATGACGAGGCCCATGTGGCGTCGGCGGTGCAGCTGGCCGCGCGCCTGAACCTGCCGGTGGTGGCGACCCACCCCGTGCAGTTCCCGGCCGAGCAGGACTACGAGGCGCATGAAGCGCGTGTGTGCATCTCCGGCGGCGAGATCCTGGGCAACCCGCGCCGGGTGCGCCGCTTCACGCGCGAGCAGTGGTTCAAGCCGCAGGCCGCGATGGAGCAGCTGTTCGCCGACGTGCCCTCGGCCGTGGCCAACACCCAGGAGATCGCCAAGCGCTGCAACCTGGTGCTGGAGCTGGGCAAGCCGCAGCTGCCCGTGTTCCCCACGCCCAACGGCATGCCGATCGAGGAGTACTTCCGCTTTGCCTCGCGCGAAGGCCTGAAGGAGCGCCTGCTCCACCTGTACCCCGACGAGGTGGCGCGCGAGAAGCAGAGGCCGCGCTACGAGCAGCGGCTGGACTTCGAGATCGAAACCATCCTGACCATGAAGTTCCCGGGGTACTTCCTCATCGTGGGCGACTTCATCAACTGGGCCAAGAACAACCGCTGCCCGGTGGGGCCGGGGCGCGGCTCGGGTGCGGGCTCGCTGGTGGCCTACGCGCTCAAGATCACCGACCTGGACCCGCTGGCCTACAACCTGCTGTTCGAGCGTTTCCTGAACCCGGAACGTGTGTCGATGCCGGACTTCGACATCGACTTCTGCCAGAGCAACCGCGATCGCGTCATCGACTACGTCAAGGGCAAGTACGGCAAGGATGCGGTGAGCCAGATCGCCACCTTCGGAACGATGGCGGCGAAGGCCGCGATCCGCGACGTCGGCCGCGTGCTCGACATGGGCTACAACTACTGCGATGGCATCAGCAAGCTGATCCCGAACAAGCCGGGCCAGCACATCACCATCGACGATGCGATCAAGCAAGAGCCGCAGCTGGCCGAGCGGCTGGAGAAGGAAGACGAGGTCAAGACGCTGATCGGCCTGGCGCAGAAGCTCGAAGGCATGACCC
Above is a window of Ramlibacter tataouinensis DNA encoding:
- a CDS encoding fused MFS/spermidine synthase, coding for MHETQQPVARSRQVLALYAIFFVSGFCGLIYESIWSHYLKLLLGHAAYAQAVVLVVFVGGLALGAWLTGRWSERLRRPILLYAAAEALVGVFAFGFQRLFESASAWATASFLPAVCGEPGSCAASWLLAAALILPPSILLGTTFPLMSAGVIRLGVRPGRGLSLLYFLNSAGAALGVLGSGFLLIPALGLPGTMLLAGSMNLLVALAAFAAGSVGDAQAEPPAAQRPAAQASTRELRVLLLVAALTGLSSFVYEVVWIRMLTLVFGAATHSFELMLSAFILGLALGAWWIRKRIDTAPGVLRLLAAIQVLMGVLAVATLPLYAGLFDTMAFALRALRRAEEAYGLFNIAMGVMAAAVMLPATICAGMTLPLITAALLRGGHGERQVGQVYGVNTFGAIAGVLLAVHLLLPALGLKWSLATGAAIDVALGLLLWRLAGPGEKAVAPRRWVSPALAAGTACALLLAFPLATTLDTRVLASGVFRNGSPLVDRDSIIPFHRDGKTATVTVLESRNGTRSLLTNGKSDGASHPQGAVTTLDDATMVLLGALGPIHHPQARRAAVIGLGTGTSSAVLLESPRLEAVDTIEIEPMMVEAAQLFRPRNAKVFEDPRSRIIIDDARAHFAKARAHYDLIVSEPSNPWVSGVSGLFTTEFYRHAANHLAADGHFVQWLHLYEASPQVVGSIVRAFATVFPDFAAYTTNHADVVLVARRNGRPPAIDVAALDGMQGMRKRLLEIGIDSAASLAGHDGGPAAAIRILAQSYGAPPNSDYFPFVDNHAARARFLGATAAPLFALPEAPLPFLEFANGPAPHAGQVTIATATMPKALQKVAAGRNAMRYLQGRPVDAGDASWYADYAVDLALVRGWSQSCAVPAETGPAWQSVVRVASILNAGALPKDAQGFWSGMAQRCGSKLTPVQSAWLGLLAGVAARDAAATQERGLQVQAQDPSLTTPARSFAALATTSALLGRGDRARAAEVLAAQRAHLPESEIEQPWFRLLVMILSAQ
- a CDS encoding GtrA family protein: MRVLAQFARFGLVGVANTLVGSGLILLLAWQGVDPYLANILGYVTGTLLSFALNARWTFGSRMSADHLARFLLVIVAAYVINLLVLALTLGLGWGALASQLPAMVCFTVANFLGQRYFTFREQEQTA
- a CDS encoding glycosyltransferase family 2 protein codes for the protein MKLAIVVPCYNEEEVLPVTLKRLLGLLSQLRAQGAVDSDSMLLFVDDGSKDRTWELLREAAAADARVQALRLSRNRGHQRALLAGLREAQADAVVSIDADLQDDLGAIVQMVAAAAGGADIVYGVRCQRNSDTAFKRITAEGYYRLLAMFGVEVIFNHADFRLMSRRALEALGKFQESNLFLRGMVPQLGFMTTVVYYERHERHAGNSKYPLAKMLSLAWEGITSFSVAPLRFITLLGLSTCLLALGLGLWALGIGIFTSEAVPGWTSTVVPLAFIGGVQLLSLGVIGEYVGKIYLETKRRPAYFVSERLSPDDAT
- a CDS encoding sulfurtransferase, with translation MNNVLNVSAYHFVPLPDAHTLRERLLGRAEALGLKGTILLAEEGINLFLAGAAEAVRGFLQELRADARLAGLSAKESWSQRQPFGRLRVKVKREIIRMDHPAIRPAAGRAPALQALTLKRWLDQGHDDAGRPLALLDTRNGFEVDYGSFDSAIDWRLSRFSEFPQALRERRAELEGKAVVSFCTGGIRCEKAALVLQEAGLDTVWQLEGGILKYFEEAGGAHFHGRCFVFDEREALQADLLPAAG